One Gossypium raimondii isolate GPD5lz chromosome 3, ASM2569854v1, whole genome shotgun sequence genomic window carries:
- the LOC128039840 gene encoding uncharacterized protein LOC128039840: MDGHVIADILNADENEQNLLQHLDLSKEMVENERNRRSLTFLPLVGLGAIDAAGAGVAALKGASALKRAVHQHRVAGGDGKGVGFGGGQWGFGGKGGGSSNANVAGGVGGQGGRTRGFGRKGGGSSNANVAGGVEGQGGFGGKGGGSGSATVVDGAGGQWGFGGKGGGSGSANVAGGQGGLGGKGGGSGSANVVGELGGKGEFGGKGGGTGSAKVDGGVGGQGGFGGKGGGSGSVSGSASGSANFAGGVGGQGGFGGKGGGSGSANVASRVGGQGGFGGKGGKSGSANVAGEVGRQGGFGGKGGGSGSANVASGVRGQGGLGGKGGGSGSANVAGGIEGKGGFGGESSTSVVGGAKGQGGGVGSGGVDGGSGGNGGGGLHFGGKFHFGLRGR; this comes from the exons ATGGATGGTCATGTAATTGCTGATATTCTTAATGCtgatgaaaatgaacaaaatttacTTCAGCATCTAGATTTGTCCAAAgaaatggtagaaaatgaaagaaataggAGGTCTTTAACATTTTTGCCTTTAGTTGGTTTAGGTGCCATTGATGCAGCTGGTGCTGGTGTTGCTGCTTTAAAAGGTGCTTCTGCTTTAAAAAGAGCCGTACATCAACATCGTGTAGCAGGAGGTGATGGTAAAGGTGTTGGATTTGGAG GAGGACAATGGGGGTTTGGTGGAAAAGGTGGTGGAAGTAGTAACGCTAATGTTGCTGGTGGAGTAGGAGGGCAGGGAGG GAGGACAAGGGGGTTTGGTAGAAAAGGTGGTGGAAGTAGTAACGCTAATGTTGCTGGTGGAGTAGAAGGGCAAGGAGGGTTTGGTGGAAAAGGTGGTGGAAGTGGTAGTGCTACTGTTGTTGATGGAGCAGGAGGGCAATGGGGTTTTGGTGGAAAAGGTGGTGGAAGTGGTAGTGCTAATGTTGCTG GAGGGCAAGGAGGGTTAGGTGGAAAAGGTGGTGGAAGTGGTAGTGCTAATGTTGTTGGTGAATTAGGAGGGAAAGGAGAGTTTGGTGGAAAAGGTGGTGGAACTGGTAGCGCTAAGGTTGATGGTGGAGTAGGAGGGCAAGGAGGGTTTGGTGGAAAAGGTGGTGGAAGTGGTAGCGTAAGTGGTAGTGCAAGTGGTAGCGCTAATTTTGCTGGTGGAGTAGGAGGGCAAGGAGGGTTTGGTGGAAAAGGAGGTGGAAGTGGTAGTGCTAATGTAGCTAGTAGAGTAGGAGGGCAAGGAGGGTTTGGTGGAAAAGGTGGTAAAAGTGGCAGTGCTAATGTAGCTGGTGAAGTAGGAAGGCAAGGAGGGTTTGGTGGAAAAGGTGGTGGAAGTGGTAGCGCTAATGTTGCTAGTGGAGTAAGAGGACAAGGAGGGCTTGGTGGAAAAGGTGGTGGAAGTGGTAGCGCTAATGTTGCTGGTGGAATAGAAGGGAAAGGAGGATTTGGCGGAGAAAGTAGCACTAGTGTTGTTGGTGGGGCAAAAGGGCAAGGTGGAGGTGTTGGTAGTGGTGGTGTTGATGGTGGATCAGGGGGTAATGGTGGTGGTGGCTTGCATTTTGGTGgtaaatttcattttggtttaaGAGGACGATGA